In the genome of Apodemus sylvaticus chromosome 2, mApoSyl1.1, whole genome shotgun sequence, one region contains:
- the Atp6v1fnb gene encoding protein ATP6V1FNB yields the protein MSRQLNMDTLRQNFWKEEYLKEMMLRYEWQRKYGTLVKAKQKAKAASRLPLKLPTLQPKTPATPQPATKTAPSRAPSPTPEPFTLSEMYPVPPGTKALLYEGISHDFQGRYQYLNTRKLDLPETRYLFPVTTNFTYGWQLGPATKQELVSCKMCRIESFFRKNGAFALLDPRDLAL from the exons ATGTCGAGGCAGCTCAACATGGACACCCTGCGGCAAAACTTCTGGAAGGAGGAATATCTCAAAGAGATGATGTTGCGCTACGAATGGCAGCGCAAATATGGGACTCTGGTGAAGGCCAAGCAGAAGGCTAAGGCTGCGTCCCGTCTGCCCCTGAAACTGCCCACCCTGCAGCCTAAGACCCCAGCCACACCCCAGCCTGCCACCAAAACAGCCCCGTCTAgagcccccagccccaccccagagcCTTTTACTCTGTCAGAAATGTACCCAGTCCCGCCTGGCACCAAAGCCCTACTGTATGAAGGCATCTCTCATGACTTTCAGGGGCGCTACCAGTATCTCAACACCCGAAAACTGGACCTGCCAGAGACGCGTTACCTGTTCCCCGTCACCACCAACTTCACATATGGCTGGCAGCTGG GCCCTGCAACAAAGCAAGAATTGGTCTCCTGCAAGATGTGCCGAATTGAGTCATTCTTCCGTAAGAATGGTGCCTTTGCACTCCTGGACCCACGAGATCTGGCCCTCTGA